One window of the Thermasporomyces composti genome contains the following:
- a CDS encoding MarR family winged helix-turn-helix transcriptional regulator: MQGTGVTADRAQPEDSTRDATETLFVALCRMFRFFKRVPGTSIDPALQYVLHAIGGRGPLRLSDLASLVQLDVSTVSRHARALEEAGYLHRTVDPDDRRASLVSITEAGRQVLAEIADRRRALLDAALVEWPDKDRRDLARLLTRLSDDLDSTTPSS; this comes from the coding sequence GTGCAAGGAACTGGAGTGACCGCCGACCGCGCCCAGCCGGAAGACTCCACCCGCGACGCCACCGAGACGCTGTTCGTCGCCCTGTGTCGGATGTTCCGGTTCTTCAAGCGCGTCCCGGGCACATCGATCGACCCGGCGCTCCAGTACGTCCTCCACGCCATCGGCGGGCGGGGACCACTGCGGCTCTCCGATCTGGCGAGCCTGGTGCAGCTCGACGTGTCGACGGTGAGCCGGCACGCGCGGGCGCTCGAGGAGGCCGGCTACCTCCACCGCACCGTCGACCCCGACGATCGGCGGGCCAGCCTCGTGTCGATCACCGAGGCGGGGCGGCAGGTGCTGGCCGAGATCGCCGATCGCCGCCGCGCCCTGCTCGACGCCGCTCTCGTCGAGTGGCCCGACAAGGACCGTCGAGACCTCGCTCGGCTGCTGACCCGTCTGTCCGACGACCTCGACTCGACAACACCCAGCTCGTGA
- a CDS encoding cytochrome P450, whose protein sequence is MERTAASRRRVRRPPGPSGVAVLGGLLLRRDPLTLIDHVVREHHRLAYVRLGSEHVYLLSHPDLVHELFVTRGRQLRKGRALERIRLLLGDGLLTSEGERHRAQRRLIQPALHGDRLATYLPVMVATARRYDRRWRDGSEIDMAREMSTLTLEVVGRALFGSDLTDIADPVASALGTLLDGSPRHLLPGIDLLLRVRTPAQARLMRAVDTLDRIVREVIARRRAAPAGTDLLATLLTQIDDDTLVRDEAMTLLLAGHETTATALTWTWWLLAKHPEVAAWLHEELDQVHLGHQGPDHTGCSGATDQQATNLATRAGPPAAVTRPGPSALLDRLPRTRAVLAEAMRLRPPSWILGRRTLCDVELDGWTLPAGSLCVASQWALHRDPRFWSEPESFQPQRWLTPDGHFDESAPGQPRAAYLPFGLGARICVGLAFAWTEGTLVLATLARRWAPTPVPGQVVTPRPAVTLRPSAMRMVLRART, encoded by the coding sequence ATGGAACGGACTGCCGCGTCGCGCCGGCGGGTACGCCGCCCACCGGGCCCGTCGGGCGTGGCCGTCCTGGGCGGGTTACTCCTTCGCCGAGACCCCCTCACCCTGATCGACCACGTCGTGCGCGAGCATCACCGCCTCGCGTACGTGCGGCTCGGCTCGGAGCACGTCTACCTGCTCAGCCACCCCGACCTCGTCCACGAGCTGTTCGTCACCCGGGGACGGCAGCTTCGCAAGGGGCGCGCTCTCGAACGCATCCGCCTGCTCCTCGGCGACGGCCTGCTCACCAGCGAGGGAGAACGGCACCGTGCCCAGCGGCGGCTCATCCAGCCCGCACTCCACGGTGACCGTCTCGCCACCTATCTCCCGGTGATGGTGGCGACGGCGCGGCGGTACGACCGCCGGTGGCGGGACGGCTCGGAGATCGACATGGCGCGGGAGATGTCGACCCTCACCCTCGAGGTCGTGGGTCGGGCGCTCTTCGGTTCGGATCTGACCGACATCGCCGATCCCGTGGCGAGCGCCTTGGGCACTCTCCTCGACGGCTCACCTCGACATCTCCTTCCGGGCATCGACCTGCTCCTGCGCGTGCGAACGCCCGCGCAGGCTCGCCTGATGCGGGCGGTCGACACGCTCGACCGGATCGTCCGCGAGGTGATCGCCCGTCGACGCGCCGCCCCGGCGGGCACCGACCTCCTCGCCACGTTGCTCACGCAGATCGACGACGACACGCTCGTGCGGGACGAGGCGATGACGCTGCTCCTCGCCGGACACGAGACCACCGCGACCGCGCTGACCTGGACGTGGTGGCTGCTGGCGAAGCACCCAGAGGTCGCCGCGTGGCTGCACGAGGAGCTGGACCAGGTGCACCTAGGCCACCAAGGACCGGACCATACCGGGTGCTCGGGCGCAACCGACCAGCAAGCCACGAACCTCGCGACGCGGGCGGGCCCTCCAGCCGCCGTGACACGGCCCGGCCCCTCGGCGCTCCTCGACCGCCTCCCTCGGACCCGCGCCGTCCTCGCGGAGGCGATGCGGCTTCGGCCGCCGTCGTGGATTCTCGGCCGTCGCACGCTCTGTGACGTCGAGCTCGACGGCTGGACGTTGCCGGCCGGGTCGCTCTGCGTGGCGAGCCAGTGGGCGCTCCATCGGGACCCGCGGTTTTGGTCCGAGCCCGAGTCGTTCCAGCCCCAGCGCTGGCTGACTCCGGACGGCCACTTCGACGAGTCCGCGCCGGGCCAACCGCGGGCGGCGTACCTCCCATTCGGGCTCGGCGCCCGGATTTGCGTGGGCCTGGCGTTCGCGTGGACGGAGGGGACGCTCGTGCTCGCGACCCTGGCGCGACGCTGGGCGCCGACTCCGGTGCCCGGCCAGGTGGTGACGCCGCGGCCCGCCGTGACCCTCCGGCCGAGCGCCATGCGCATGGTGCTGCGGGCGCGAACTTAG
- the ilvA gene encoding threonine ammonia-lyase, which translates to MSPHPESSTVPGSAVAGAPPEPSRLLSDIEAAAVTLRDVARVTPLESSRWLSDRIGGPVFLKCENLQRAGSFKIRGAYVRIARLAPEVRERGVVAASAGNHAQGVALAARLLGAKATVFMPVGVPIPKEEATRGYGAEVVLEGATVDEALRAATAYAEATGAVLIHPFDHPDVIAGQATLGLEILEQCPDVATVLVPVGGGGLAAGVAAALAARGSRARVIGVQAAGAAAYPPSLAAGHPVSLESMATMADGIAVGRPGDAPFELIRRYVSDVVTVSEEALSRSLLLVLERAKLLVEPAGAAPVAALLEASLDVEPPVVAVLSGGNIDPLVLMRVLRHGMAAAGRYLSLRVRVPDQPGGLAALLTELAAADANVLDVVHERTSASLHLNEVEVALQVETRGRHHREEILKRLGKIGYPVSFS; encoded by the coding sequence ATGAGTCCCCATCCGGAGTCCTCAACGGTTCCCGGGTCGGCGGTCGCAGGCGCACCGCCCGAGCCGTCGCGGCTGCTGTCCGACATCGAGGCCGCCGCGGTGACCTTGCGCGACGTCGCCCGCGTCACCCCGCTCGAGAGCTCGCGCTGGCTGTCGGACCGGATCGGGGGTCCGGTCTTCCTCAAGTGCGAGAACCTCCAGCGTGCCGGCTCGTTCAAGATTCGCGGGGCGTACGTCCGGATCGCCCGGCTCGCGCCGGAGGTGCGTGAGCGGGGGGTCGTGGCGGCGAGCGCCGGCAACCACGCCCAGGGTGTGGCGCTGGCCGCCCGCCTGCTCGGAGCCAAGGCCACGGTCTTCATGCCCGTGGGCGTCCCGATCCCGAAGGAGGAGGCCACCCGTGGCTACGGCGCGGAGGTCGTCCTCGAGGGCGCCACGGTGGACGAGGCGCTCCGGGCGGCGACGGCCTACGCGGAGGCGACCGGGGCCGTGCTCATCCATCCCTTCGATCACCCGGATGTGATCGCCGGGCAGGCGACGCTGGGCCTGGAGATCCTCGAGCAGTGTCCGGACGTCGCGACCGTGCTCGTGCCGGTCGGTGGCGGCGGGCTGGCCGCCGGAGTGGCCGCGGCTCTCGCGGCGCGTGGGTCACGGGCTCGGGTGATCGGTGTCCAGGCCGCCGGTGCCGCCGCGTATCCGCCGTCCCTGGCCGCGGGGCATCCGGTGTCCTTGGAGTCGATGGCGACGATGGCCGACGGGATCGCGGTCGGACGTCCCGGCGACGCGCCGTTCGAGCTGATCCGGCGGTACGTCTCGGACGTGGTGACGGTGAGCGAGGAGGCGCTGTCGCGCTCCCTGCTGCTGGTGCTCGAACGCGCCAAGCTGCTGGTCGAGCCGGCGGGCGCCGCCCCCGTCGCCGCGTTGCTGGAGGCCAGCCTCGACGTGGAGCCGCCGGTGGTGGCGGTGCTCTCCGGCGGGAACATCGACCCGCTCGTCCTCATGCGCGTGCTCCGCCACGGCATGGCGGCGGCGGGGCGCTACCTGTCCCTTCGGGTCCGGGTCCCCGACCAGCCTGGCGGGCTGGCCGCCTTGCTCACCGAGCTCGCGGCGGCCGACGCCAACGTGTTGGACGTCGTCCACGAGCGCACCTCCGCGAGTCTGCACCTCAACGAGGTCGAGGTGGCGCTCCAGGTCGAGACCAGGGGCCGGCACCACCGTGAGGAGATTCTCAAACGGTTGGGCAAGATCGGCTATCCAGTCAGTTTTTCGTAA